CAAGCTGGGGTGGAGCTTCGCCTGGCGCGCGCTGCTGGCCGGGGAGCTCCTCTTCGTCTCGGGCGGTCTGGGCCAGCTCCTCACCGTGGGCCGGGAGCTGATGGACGTGCCTCAGGTCATGGCCGTCATGGTGGCCATCGTCATCATCGGCATCACCGTGGACCGTGTCCTCTTCCAGACGGTGGAGGTGCGGCTGCGGCGGCGCTGGGGGCTCACTGGCGCGGCGTGAGGCGCCCGGCCGTGCGCCGCCCGACGCTTCGGCCGGTGGGGGCGTTGAAATTCCGTCGACGCGCCCCACCCTTGAGCCGCCATGCGTGCCTTCCGTTCCCTGCCGCCGTGGGTCGTCATCGCCGCCGTCGCTGGACTGTCCGTGCTCGGCGCCGGCTGCAAGCGCGAGCCTGAGTCACGAGGCCCCAACGCGCCCCTGCGCCTGGGCTTCTTCCCCAACATCACCCATGCCCAGGCCCTGGTGGGCAACGCGGAGGGAACGTTCACCTCGCAGCCCGGCGTGGGCCCGCTGACCGTCATGCAGTTCAACGCCGGCCCCGCCGCCATGGAGGCGCTGGTCGCGGGCTCGTTGGACGTGTCCTACGTGGGCAGCGGACCGGCCATCAACACGTTCCTCAAGGCCGGCCGGGAGCTGCGCATCATCGCGGGCGCGGTGAACAACGGCGCGGTGCTGGTGGTGCGCACCGTGAAGACGCCCGCCGAGCTGAAGGGCAAGAAGCTCGCGTCACCGCAGTTGGGCAACACGCAAGACATCGCCCTGCGCTACTGGCTCAACCAGCACGGACTGTCCACCCACCTGGACGGCACGGGGGACGTGCAGCTCTTCCCGCTGAGCAATCCGGACATCCTCGGCCAGTTCCTGCGCGGCGGCATCGAGGGCGCGTGGGTGCCAGAGCCGTGGGGCGCGCGGCTGGTGGCGGAGGGCCACGGCCGCATCCTCGTCGACGAACGTGACTTGTGGCCCGACAGGCGCTTCCCCACCACCGTGCTGGTGACGACGCGCAAGGTGTTGGAGACGCAGCGCCCCCGCGTGGTGGCCCTGCTGCGCGCGCACGTCCGGCTCACCGAGCGCTGGAAGGACGACCCGGCCGGCTTCACCACCGCCGCCAACGCCGCCTTCGGCCAGCTCACGAAGAAGCCGCTGCCGCCCGCCATCCTCCAGCAGGCCTTCTCGCGCCTGGAGCCCAGCCTGGACCCGGTGCCTCGAGCCCTGGTCACCGCCGCCGAGCACGCGAAGTCCCTGGGCTTCATCACCGACGCGAACATCGACGGCCTGGTGGACCTGAGCCTGCTGGACGAGGCGCGGGCCACGGCGGCCCTGCCGGGTGGCGGACGTTGGGACACTGCAGGCGTGACGCTGGACGTGCCGCCGGGGGAGGATGCGCGCCCATGAAGATGGAGCGTGTGGAGGAGACGCTGGAGCGCATCCGCATCGAGGCCGAGCAGGCCCCGGGCGGCGTGCTGGCCTTCGACGGCGACGGCACGCTGTGGAGCGGCGACGTGGGGGATGACCTCTTCCTCGCCCTGCTGGAGCACGGCGGCATCCGCCCGGAGGCGTACGAGGCCCTGGAGCGGCTCGCCACCTCGCACGGCTTCGCACCGGGGCTGCCCGCGAGGGAGCTGGCGCACCAGCTCTTCGCCGCGTTCGAGGCGGGGCGGATTCCGGAGAAGGACATCTACGAGATGGTGGCCTGGCTGTTCGCGGGCTGGCGCGTGGACGCCGTGCGCGACTTCGCGAGCGACGTGGTGGCCCGGCGCGAGGTGAAGCAGCGCATCCACCCGGAGACCCGGCGCGTCGTGGAGTGGGCGCAGCGTCACGGCATCGGCTGCTACGTGGTCAGCGCCTCGCCGCTCGCCGTCGTCGAGGCCGCCGTGCTGGCGGTGGGGATGGACCCGATGAACGTGCTCGCCTGCACGCCGCGCACGGAGGATGGGACGGTGCTGCCCAGCATCGTCGAGCCCATTCCCTACGCCGCCGGGAAGGTGCGCTGCCTGCGCTCGCGCACCGACCAGCCGCTCTACGCCGCGTTCGGTGACAACGTGTTCGACCTGGAGCTGCTGGCGGCCTCGCGGGTGCCGGTGGCCATCCGGCCCAAGCCGCGCCTGCGGGCGAGGGCAGCGGAACTGCCCTCGCTCGTCCAGCTTCATCCGGAGGACTGAGCGTCAGTCCTTCGCCGGGCGCTCACCCGCGAGCGCCAGCGCCACGTTCTCCGTCGTGTTCTCCACCTGGTAGACGGCCATCACACGCTGGCCCTTCTCCGGCTGCTTGCGAATGCGCAGCGCGCTGAGGTCCAGCGGCACCACGGCGCCGGGCTCGGTCTCCAGGTAGAGCATCTGCCCGTTGAGCTTCAGCACCTTGCCCGACAGGCGCTTCATCTCATCCTGGTCCGGCGTCACCTCGCGGATGGGCATGCCCACGCCGTTGGCCTGCGGTCCCACGTCGAGGTTGCGCTGACTGCCGCTGCTGGAGCGGTCAATGGACATGGTCGCGCCGAAGTTGGTGAAGTTCCGGTCCAGGCCGTACTGGAGCGGTGCGGTCACGCCACCCTCGGTCGCGCTCGTGGGGTCGACCGGATCGCGGGCCAGGACAGCCATCGGGGTCAGCAGCGCCACCGTGGCCGCCATCCGCCAGTTGCCAGCATGCATTCGCTTCATGGGTCCTCCTCCTGAAGGGGCCAGG
This genomic window from Myxococcus hansupus contains:
- a CDS encoding ABC transporter substrate-binding protein produces the protein MRAFRSLPPWVVIAAVAGLSVLGAGCKREPESRGPNAPLRLGFFPNITHAQALVGNAEGTFTSQPGVGPLTVMQFNAGPAAMEALVAGSLDVSYVGSGPAINTFLKAGRELRIIAGAVNNGAVLVVRTVKTPAELKGKKLASPQLGNTQDIALRYWLNQHGLSTHLDGTGDVQLFPLSNPDILGQFLRGGIEGAWVPEPWGARLVAEGHGRILVDERDLWPDRRFPTTVLVTTRKVLETQRPRVVALLRAHVRLTERWKDDPAGFTTAANAAFGQLTKKPLPPAILQQAFSRLEPSLDPVPRALVTAAEHAKSLGFITDANIDGLVDLSLLDEARATAALPGGGRWDTAGVTLDVPPGEDARP
- a CDS encoding HAD family hydrolase; amino-acid sequence: MKMERVEETLERIRIEAEQAPGGVLAFDGDGTLWSGDVGDDLFLALLEHGGIRPEAYEALERLATSHGFAPGLPARELAHQLFAAFEAGRIPEKDIYEMVAWLFAGWRVDAVRDFASDVVARREVKQRIHPETRRVVEWAQRHGIGCYVVSASPLAVVEAAVLAVGMDPMNVLACTPRTEDGTVLPSIVEPIPYAAGKVRCLRSRTDQPLYAAFGDNVFDLELLAASRVPVAIRPKPRLRARAAELPSLVQLHPED